In the genome of Nonlabens sp. MB-3u-79, one region contains:
- a CDS encoding c-type cytochrome: MFNELSRSLGIISGLILAMITVIFCTAFLVAHKQQRYAIQAPVEIIDSTPKIALTEQQELGKSIFNANCASCHKKYKKAVGPALHGVTQRREMEWIYTWVYNSTAMIQSGDAQAVAIYKEYKQSNMNAFPQLSTEDVDAILSWVELPK; the protein is encoded by the coding sequence ATGTTTAACGAACTTTCTCGTTCCCTAGGTATCATTTCTGGACTTATTCTCGCAATGATTACAGTCATTTTTTGTACTGCATTTTTAGTGGCCCATAAGCAGCAACGATATGCGATTCAAGCTCCTGTTGAAATAATTGACAGCACTCCAAAAATAGCCTTAACAGAACAACAAGAATTAGGAAAGTCCATTTTTAACGCCAATTGCGCTTCTTGTCATAAAAAATATAAAAAAGCAGTAGGACCGGCTTTACATGGCGTCACCCAGCGTAGAGAGATGGAATGGATCTACACCTGGGTCTATAACAGTACAGCGATGATCCAATCTGGGGATGCGCAAGCAGTTGCCATTTATAAGGAGTACAAGCAATCTAATATGAATGCGTTCCCTCAACTTTCAACTGAAGATGTAGACGCTATCCTGTCATGGGTGGAGCTGCCTAAATAA
- a CDS encoding LysR family transcriptional regulator → MTITQLKYVLAVAQYQNFTKAADKVFVTQPTLSMQIQKLEDELDVQIFDRSKKPIELTETGRKIVNQARNIVNESDRIQDIVDQEKGFIGGEFKIGVLPTVMPTLLPMFLANFVNKYPKVKLRIEELTTENIIESLQDGSIDAAIAATPLKNDMIKERVLYYEPFVVYDPRLSGKPNTKIKVEDINVDDLLLLEDGHCFKDSILNLCRCSRDTGRERFMLESGSFETLIKLADEGLGMTLLPYLNTMDLSEHKKESLRYFEDPSPAREVSLIYHKSELKIQIIEALRTVIAGVVKGAIAFQNVQIISPLAGK, encoded by the coding sequence ATGACAATTACACAATTAAAATATGTACTTGCAGTTGCTCAATATCAAAATTTCACCAAAGCAGCAGATAAGGTTTTTGTTACTCAGCCTACGCTCAGTATGCAGATTCAAAAACTGGAAGATGAGCTTGATGTACAAATATTTGATAGAAGTAAAAAGCCTATTGAGCTTACAGAAACAGGAAGAAAAATAGTGAATCAGGCACGTAATATTGTGAATGAAAGCGATCGCATTCAAGATATTGTAGATCAGGAAAAAGGTTTTATAGGTGGCGAATTTAAGATAGGAGTTCTTCCTACCGTCATGCCTACTTTATTACCGATGTTTCTAGCTAATTTTGTAAATAAATATCCTAAAGTAAAACTGCGCATAGAAGAACTGACAACAGAAAACATTATTGAAAGTCTCCAAGACGGAAGTATAGATGCAGCGATTGCCGCTACACCTTTAAAGAACGATATGATCAAAGAGCGGGTTTTATACTACGAGCCTTTTGTAGTTTATGATCCGAGGTTATCTGGGAAGCCCAATACAAAAATCAAGGTAGAAGATATCAATGTGGATGATTTGCTTCTTCTGGAAGACGGACATTGCTTTAAAGACAGTATATTGAATTTGTGTAGATGTTCCAGAGATACAGGTAGAGAGCGTTTTATGTTAGAAAGTGGTAGTTTTGAAACCCTTATAAAACTAGCTGATGAAGGGCTAGGAATGACCTTGCTGCCTTATTTAAACACTATGGATTTGTCAGAGCACAAGAAAGAGAGTCTTAGGTATTTTGAAGACCCGTCACCAGCACGTGAAGTGAGTTTAATCTATCATAAAAGCGAACTCAAAATTCAAATTATAGAGGCGTTAAGAACTGTTATTGCGGGAGTTGTTAAAGGAGCGATCGCTTTTCAAAATGTACAAATAATAAGTCCGCTTGCGGGAAAGTAA
- the menA gene encoding 1,4-dihydroxy-2-naphthoate octaprenyltransferase — MAEASKLKAWISAARLRTLPLSISGILVGSAYAYWGLYQGKLAKSTLENLQKEKVYNQLSNNLRNEISEVLDLYLSDFNFLIPILALITTLGFQVLSNFANDYGDGVKGTDNEDRIGPMRALQSGIISPVEMKRGMVITAILTLISAILLIYVSLGIDRLLISLFFLALGIAAIWAAIRYTVGDNAYGYRGLGDVFVFIFFGPVSVMGIFYLITKVVNWQMIFPSITIGLLSVAVLNLNNMRDIESDKKAGKNTIVVKMGLAKAKMLHIAFVSIAFISTISFFFVHYSDELWNRKIESPSIIIFLPLLAFIPLFVHLLKVKRTKSPALLDPELKKVALSTFFFAILCVVSVWILA, encoded by the coding sequence ATGGCCGAAGCAAGCAAATTAAAAGCCTGGATCAGTGCTGCGAGATTAAGAACCTTGCCTTTGAGCATCAGTGGTATTTTAGTGGGAAGTGCTTATGCTTATTGGGGTTTATATCAAGGAAAATTAGCTAAGTCTACCTTAGAAAACTTACAAAAAGAAAAAGTTTATAACCAGCTGTCGAATAATTTACGAAACGAAATTTCAGAGGTTCTTGACTTGTATCTAAGTGATTTCAATTTCTTAATTCCAATTCTAGCCTTAATCACAACTCTAGGTTTTCAAGTCCTGTCCAATTTTGCCAACGATTATGGAGATGGTGTTAAGGGAACCGATAATGAAGACCGTATAGGTCCTATGCGAGCGTTACAAAGCGGTATTATTTCTCCTGTAGAAATGAAACGTGGAATGGTCATCACGGCTATTCTTACATTAATAAGCGCGATACTCCTTATATATGTAAGTCTAGGAATAGACCGTTTATTAATTTCCTTGTTCTTTTTAGCATTGGGAATTGCAGCCATATGGGCAGCGATTAGATATACCGTAGGAGATAACGCTTATGGTTATCGTGGTCTGGGCGATGTATTTGTTTTTATATTTTTTGGCCCCGTTAGTGTGATGGGAATTTTCTATTTAATTACTAAAGTCGTGAATTGGCAAATGATCTTTCCATCAATTACAATTGGCTTATTAAGTGTAGCCGTTCTCAACTTGAATAACATGAGAGATATCGAGAGTGATAAAAAAGCGGGAAAGAATACGATTGTGGTGAAGATGGGACTGGCTAAAGCAAAGATGTTGCATATTGCTTTCGTAAGTATCGCATTTATATCCACTATTTCATTTTTCTTTGTGCATTATTCAGACGAATTATGGAATCGTAAAATAGAAAGTCCAAGTATAATAATCTTTCTACCCTTACTTGCCTTCATCCCTTTATTTGTGCATTTACTCAAAGTAAAAAGAACCAAATCTCCAGCCCTACTGGATCCTGAGTTAAAAAAGGTGGCTTTATCCACATTCTTTTTTGCGATCCTTTGTGTGGTTAGTGTTTGGATTTTGGCCTAA
- the holA gene encoding DNA polymerase III subunit delta, with protein sequence MSDVTNILASLKQKKYAPVYFLCGSEPYFIDQVSDYIEDNVLDEGEKGFNQMVIYGKETTMEEVLENAKRFPMMSDYQVIIVKEAQHLVKQLAKLESYIEQPQPTTILVFAYKYKTPDGRSKITKLLKKHAVYMESKPLYENKVPAFVTGRLKEMGYQIDPNATRMLVEFLGTDLGKINNELSKLALVHSKEHAITPQVIEDNIGISKDYNNFELRKALGERDVVKVHKIINYFTENPKENPLVLTTAQLFSFFTQLLKVHTLKDMNPQAVAKAAGVNPFFVQEIITAAKNYPMKYCSRAIKIIRDMDVKSKGVGTHQAAHADLLKEAMVNIMSK encoded by the coding sequence ATGAGTGATGTCACAAACATTTTAGCTTCCTTAAAGCAAAAAAAATATGCGCCTGTGTACTTTTTATGCGGCAGCGAACCTTATTTTATAGATCAAGTTAGTGATTATATAGAAGATAACGTACTGGATGAAGGCGAGAAAGGCTTCAATCAAATGGTGATTTATGGAAAAGAAACCACCATGGAAGAAGTGCTGGAAAATGCAAAACGCTTCCCTATGATGTCAGATTACCAAGTCATCATCGTGAAAGAAGCGCAGCACCTAGTGAAGCAATTGGCAAAACTAGAAAGCTATATTGAGCAACCTCAACCCACCACGATTCTTGTTTTTGCTTACAAATACAAAACTCCTGACGGCCGTAGCAAGATTACTAAACTGTTGAAGAAACATGCGGTTTACATGGAAAGCAAGCCGCTTTATGAAAATAAAGTTCCTGCTTTTGTCACTGGCCGACTCAAAGAAATGGGCTATCAGATTGATCCTAACGCCACAAGAATGCTGGTAGAGTTTCTAGGAACTGATCTTGGTAAAATAAATAACGAGCTTTCTAAACTAGCTTTAGTTCATTCCAAAGAGCATGCTATTACTCCTCAAGTCATCGAGGACAACATAGGTATTTCTAAGGATTATAATAATTTTGAACTGCGCAAAGCGCTAGGGGAAAGAGATGTGGTAAAGGTGCACAAAATCATTAACTATTTTACAGAGAACCCTAAAGAAAACCCGTTGGTGCTTACTACAGCTCAATTGTTTAGCTTTTTCACTCAATTATTAAAAGTACACACCTTAAAGGACATGAACCCGCAAGCGGTGGCAAAAGCTGCTGGGGTGAATCCGTTTTTTGTTCAAGAAATTATTACAGCTGCAAAAAACTACCCTATGAAATATTGCAGTCGTGCGATTAAGATTATAAGAGATATGGACGTGAAATCAAAAGGTGTAGGAACACATCAAGCGGCGCATGCTGATCTTTTAAAAGAAGCCATGGTAAATATCATGTCTAAATAA
- a CDS encoding type I restriction enzyme HsdR N-terminal domain-containing protein, which yields MKPLRLPAGNFRVKSTEKGRAIFDQIRKKFVILTPEEWVRQHVVSFLLSRKRIPQHLLNIEKQLIIAGTTKRYDIISFNTDGSIHLVVECKAPNIKIDQSVFDQIARYNLALKADYLMVTNGMEHYFCTMDYENKSYHFIPDLPEYVL from the coding sequence ATGAAGCCATTGCGACTACCAGCTGGAAATTTCAGAGTCAAAAGTACTGAAAAAGGACGTGCTATCTTTGACCAAATCAGGAAAAAGTTTGTCATTTTGACACCAGAAGAATGGGTGCGGCAGCATGTTGTTTCATTTTTGCTTTCGCGAAAGCGGATCCCGCAGCATCTCCTCAACATAGAAAAGCAATTGATCATCGCTGGAACAACTAAACGATATGACATTATCAGTTTCAACACCGATGGCTCTATACACCTAGTGGTAGAGTGTAAAGCGCCAAATATCAAGATTGATCAGTCGGTTTTTGATCAAATAGCCAGATATAACTTAGCTTTAAAAGCCGATTATTTAATGGTTACTAATGGCATGGAACATTATTTTTGTACCATGGATTATGAAAATAAATCCTATCATTTTATCCCAGACCTACCAGAATACGTTTTATGA
- a CDS encoding glycosyltransferase family 2 protein: MKIGIVILNWNGIELLKTYLPSVVQHSKEHVVYLADNASTDASIEWTATNYPEVKIIAMEQNLGYAGGYNTALKSVTEEVVCLLNSDVAVTSGWCDIMVARFEKDPKLAACQPKILDDKKKEFFEYAGAAGGFIDRYAYPYCRGRLFDSIEKDRGQYNDVVDLDWASGACLFLRKQAYLKVGRLDEDYFAHQEEVDLCWRLRHAGFVISYEPQSVVYHLGGGTLNNLNPRKSFYNFRNCLYNIVKNDHSSLWLGVLVMRMLLDGIAALKFLSNLKLAHFSAVLHAHFYFYMHLGSLLKKRKEIKAFAKVGQLKNNDLSIVYQHFIKGIMNYQKLGKIT, from the coding sequence ATGAAAATAGGAATTGTCATATTAAATTGGAATGGAATTGAGTTGCTCAAAACCTACTTACCTAGCGTGGTGCAACACAGTAAAGAGCATGTTGTTTATTTGGCAGACAATGCTTCCACAGACGCTTCGATAGAATGGACGGCAACCAATTATCCAGAAGTAAAGATTATTGCTATGGAGCAAAACCTTGGTTATGCAGGTGGCTATAATACAGCTCTTAAAAGTGTTACTGAAGAAGTGGTCTGTTTATTAAATAGCGATGTAGCAGTTACATCAGGATGGTGTGATATTATGGTTGCACGATTTGAAAAAGATCCAAAACTGGCTGCATGCCAGCCTAAAATTCTCGATGATAAAAAGAAAGAGTTTTTTGAATACGCCGGCGCGGCTGGTGGATTTATCGACCGTTATGCCTACCCTTATTGTAGAGGTCGTTTATTTGACAGTATAGAAAAAGATAGAGGTCAGTATAATGATGTGGTCGATTTAGACTGGGCGAGTGGTGCCTGTTTGTTTCTAAGGAAACAGGCCTATTTAAAGGTAGGTAGGCTAGATGAAGATTATTTTGCTCATCAAGAAGAAGTAGATTTATGCTGGAGATTGCGTCATGCGGGTTTTGTAATTAGTTACGAGCCACAATCGGTCGTGTATCATTTAGGAGGAGGCACGTTGAACAATTTAAATCCGCGTAAGTCGTTTTATAATTTTAGAAACTGCTTGTATAATATTGTTAAGAATGATCACTCCAGTTTATGGTTAGGAGTTTTGGTTATGAGAATGTTGTTAGATGGAATAGCGGCACTAAAATTTCTTAGCAATCTGAAGCTTGCTCATTTTTCGGCAGTACTGCATGCCCACTTTTATTTTTATATGCATTTGGGATCACTTTTAAAGAAAAGAAAAGAAATAAAAGCATTTGCAAAAGTTGGGCAATTAAAAAATAACGATTTAAGCATTGTATATCAACACTTTATAAAAGGAATAATGAATTATCAAAAGTTAGGTAAAATAACTTAA
- a CDS encoding flagellar motor protein MotB: MKKIFLMLLAGGLLVSCASKKDLEAALAKQIETKELLDTATVKLNACLADERAAIARIEGFKDQIESLKNSNSALLTNQGDLVMLSTQGSRNLERSLESMKEKDLQIRSLNDAITKKDSVTLALVTSLKSSLGNLQDEDISVNVEKGVVYISISDKLLFASGSDKINAKAIAVLGKVAKVVNDKPEIEIMVEGHTDNQSISSAKFTDNWALSTSRANAVTRVLQEDFKVAPKRITSAGRSFYIPVATNDTPDGRAKNRRTRIIVLPKLDQFFDMVEKGMEQAKENSKKETKVNKN, encoded by the coding sequence ATGAAGAAAATATTTTTAATGTTACTTGCAGGTGGACTTTTAGTTTCATGTGCATCCAAAAAGGATCTTGAAGCAGCGCTTGCAAAACAAATAGAAACTAAAGAACTATTAGATACGGCAACAGTGAAATTAAACGCTTGTCTAGCAGATGAAAGAGCAGCAATTGCTCGGATTGAAGGGTTTAAAGATCAAATAGAATCTCTTAAGAATTCCAATAGTGCACTTTTGACTAACCAAGGAGATCTCGTAATGCTTTCCACACAAGGAAGCCGTAACCTAGAACGTTCTCTAGAAAGCATGAAAGAAAAAGACTTGCAAATAAGATCTTTAAACGATGCGATTACTAAAAAAGACAGTGTAACTCTTGCATTAGTGACTAGTTTAAAAAGCTCCTTAGGTAACTTACAAGATGAAGATATAAGTGTCAATGTAGAAAAAGGAGTGGTGTATATCTCTATCTCTGATAAGTTACTATTTGCTAGTGGTAGTGATAAAATTAATGCAAAAGCAATTGCTGTTTTAGGTAAAGTGGCTAAAGTAGTAAATGACAAACCTGAAATAGAAATCATGGTAGAAGGTCACACAGATAACCAATCTATCTCTTCAGCAAAATTTACCGATAACTGGGCCCTAAGTACTTCTCGAGCAAATGCAGTCACTAGAGTTCTTCAAGAAGACTTTAAAGTAGCTCCAAAACGTATAACCTCTGCTGGAAGATCTTTTTATATTCCTGTTGCAACTAACGATACACCTGATGGTCGTGCTAAAAACAGACGTACTAGAATCATAGTTCTTCCTAAACTAGACCAGTTCTTTGATATGGTTGAAAAAGGAATGGAACAAGCAAAAGAAAATTCTAAAAAAGAAACTAAAGTGAATAAGAATTAG
- a CDS encoding YqaA family protein: MEHSTTNKKPWFRPDRAHKYYKLTGFYSFVADSIKKSMPPVLVVVAILAIIHFAHDDGLMGLLELAVEELPDYGVLAFFYMSETALGLIPPELFIAWAGETSTPIFNLFLIALLSYLGGFTSYWIGRRALRIPSLHNYLEVKMAKQLIMARKWGGVLIAVGALLPLPFSMASLVAGMLRYPVKDWVLIGLLRFVRFAIYGAAIFSLV; encoded by the coding sequence TTGGAACACTCAACGACAAATAAAAAACCTTGGTTTCGACCTGATCGTGCTCATAAATACTACAAGCTTACAGGCTTTTACAGTTTTGTAGCAGATAGTATCAAGAAATCCATGCCTCCAGTTTTAGTTGTTGTTGCAATTCTAGCTATTATTCACTTTGCTCATGACGATGGTTTGATGGGACTTCTTGAGCTTGCTGTTGAAGAATTACCAGACTACGGAGTTCTAGCCTTTTTCTATATGTCAGAAACAGCATTGGGATTGATTCCTCCTGAGTTATTCATTGCTTGGGCAGGAGAAACCAGCACTCCTATTTTTAACTTATTTCTTATCGCTTTACTTTCTTATTTAGGTGGTTTCACCTCTTACTGGATCGGTAGAAGAGCTTTGAGAATACCTAGTTTACACAATTATCTTGAAGTAAAAATGGCCAAACAACTCATAATGGCAAGAAAATGGGGAGGCGTTCTTATAGCAGTAGGAGCTTTACTTCCATTGCCTTTTTCTATGGCTAGCCTGGTCGCTGGAATGTTGCGTTACCCCGTTAAGGATTGGGTTCTCATAGGTCTATTGCGTTTCGTACGTTTTGCTATTTATGGAGCAGCTATTTTTTCTTTAGTTTAG
- a CDS encoding DEAD/DEAH box helicase — protein sequence MKNETEIKSLYDYQERDLEAVFERINNQPDDYNLLYQLPTGGGKTVIFSEMVRRYIRETGKKVVILTHRIELCKQTSKMLNGFNVKNKVINSKVKELDDQKDYDCFVAMVETLNNRIQDDKLELDDIGLVIIDEAHYNSFRKLFKYFDHCFMLGVTATPLSSNFKLPMKDNYKELIVGNSITSLVEQGFLAQAVTHTYDVGLSGLTIGMNGDYTVKSSEKLYTAVTMQDKLVQSYSEVAKGKKTLIFNNGIRTSIEVEDTFRRAGIEVRHLDNTNTKEERKEILRWFRDKPDAVLTSVSILTTGFDEPSVECIILNRATKSLTLYYQMIGRGSRILKNKKEFQIIDLGNNVARFGLWNEPIDWQQVFRSPDFYVENIVSDDEIERNFVYKMPDTTKAEFPNTKDFTFDIKGAYKRITKENRKSKDVLEESIAQHVQWCVENSEDVFDARILAKMLKEDIKDRIRRYAYCIINNTNNYKDWLEEDYYRRLRMAIQQEFAGIESDL from the coding sequence ATGAAAAATGAAACTGAAATTAAATCTTTATACGATTATCAAGAACGCGATCTGGAAGCGGTTTTTGAACGTATCAACAATCAACCAGACGATTATAATCTGTTGTACCAACTGCCTACTGGTGGTGGGAAAACAGTTATTTTTTCTGAAATGGTACGTAGGTATATAAGAGAAACAGGAAAGAAGGTGGTGATATTAACCCACCGTATTGAGCTGTGTAAGCAAACCTCCAAAATGCTTAATGGTTTTAATGTAAAAAATAAGGTCATCAATTCTAAAGTAAAAGAACTCGATGATCAGAAAGACTACGATTGTTTTGTTGCAATGGTAGAAACCTTGAATAATCGTATTCAAGATGACAAACTTGAACTAGACGATATAGGTCTTGTTATTATTGATGAAGCACACTATAATAGTTTTAGAAAGTTATTTAAATACTTTGATCACTGTTTTATGTTAGGTGTGACAGCTACACCATTGAGTTCCAATTTTAAGTTGCCTATGAAGGATAACTATAAAGAACTTATAGTTGGAAATAGCATCACCTCTCTTGTAGAACAAGGGTTTCTTGCTCAAGCAGTCACTCATACTTACGATGTAGGCTTAAGCGGACTCACTATAGGTATGAATGGAGATTATACCGTTAAGAGTAGTGAGAAGCTCTATACAGCGGTAACTATGCAGGATAAGCTGGTACAATCTTATAGTGAGGTAGCTAAGGGTAAAAAAACCTTAATCTTTAATAACGGTATTAGAACAAGTATTGAGGTAGAGGATACCTTTAGACGTGCAGGAATAGAGGTGAGGCACTTGGATAACACCAACACCAAGGAAGAACGTAAAGAGATCCTCAGATGGTTTAGAGATAAACCAGATGCTGTGCTTACCTCTGTGAGTATTCTTACCACTGGTTTTGATGAACCTAGTGTGGAATGTATTATTTTAAATAGAGCTACTAAATCGCTGACACTTTACTATCAGATGATAGGTCGTGGTTCTCGTATTTTAAAAAATAAAAAGGAATTCCAAATTATCGATTTAGGTAATAATGTGGCTCGTTTTGGTTTGTGGAATGAACCTATAGACTGGCAGCAAGTATTTAGATCCCCAGATTTTTATGTAGAAAATATTGTTTCTGATGATGAGATAGAACGCAACTTTGTTTACAAGATGCCAGATACCACCAAAGCAGAGTTTCCCAATACAAAAGACTTCACCTTTGATATCAAAGGAGCTTATAAACGTATTACTAAAGAAAACAGGAAGTCCAAAGATGTACTTGAAGAATCTATCGCACAACACGTGCAATGGTGTGTGGAGAATAGTGAAGATGTTTTTGATGCTCGTATTCTTGCAAAAATGCTTAAAGAAGATATCAAAGACCGTATCAGAAGATATGCCTACTGTATCATTAACAACACTAATAACTATAAAGACTGGTTAGAAGAAGATTATTACCGTCGTTTAAGAATGGCGATACAACAGGAGTTTGCGGGTATAGAATCAGATTTATAA
- a CDS encoding M28 family metallopeptidase, with protein MSLSLLVGCKGIKGKDGKPSKDATEATSSKSVLDYSKVKVMDYANTITIEELKEQLYYYASDEMEGRYTGSPGQKRAVNYLRDQYKKMGVPGGAAYGEYFQVVPGKAFGKPELSSENVLAYIEGREFPDEVLVISAHLDHVGMEDGEVFNGADDDGSGTVALLEIAEAFKQAANDGYGPRRSILFLHVTGEEIGLKGSNYYANNPVYPMENTIADLNIDMIGRIDPAQKDNPDYVYLIGSDMLSQDLHDISEAANKKSVNMRLDYTYNGKNDPNRFYYRSDHYNFAKNNVPVIFYFNGVHEDYHKATDTADKIEYELYQRRIKLIFATAWDVANADKRPALK; from the coding sequence ATGTCCCTCAGCCTACTTGTAGGATGTAAAGGGATTAAAGGTAAAGATGGTAAACCAAGTAAAGATGCTACTGAAGCTACCTCTAGTAAGTCCGTACTAGATTATTCTAAAGTAAAGGTAATGGACTATGCCAACACCATTACCATAGAAGAATTAAAGGAACAACTCTATTATTATGCCAGTGATGAAATGGAAGGCCGTTATACCGGTAGCCCAGGACAGAAAAGAGCCGTTAATTATTTAAGAGATCAGTACAAAAAAATGGGAGTTCCTGGTGGCGCTGCTTATGGGGAGTATTTTCAAGTAGTTCCTGGAAAAGCTTTTGGAAAACCAGAGCTTTCCTCTGAAAATGTGTTAGCTTACATAGAAGGAAGAGAATTTCCAGATGAAGTTTTAGTTATTTCTGCCCACTTAGATCACGTTGGTATGGAAGATGGTGAAGTGTTTAATGGCGCTGATGATGACGGTAGTGGCACCGTAGCACTACTAGAAATAGCAGAAGCCTTTAAACAAGCAGCAAATGATGGTTATGGACCTAGAAGATCTATCCTTTTTCTACACGTTACTGGAGAGGAAATAGGCCTTAAAGGGAGTAATTATTATGCTAATAACCCAGTTTACCCTATGGAGAATACCATAGCAGATCTTAATATAGACATGATAGGTCGTATAGACCCTGCCCAAAAAGACAACCCAGACTATGTTTATCTGATAGGTAGCGATATGCTTTCTCAGGATTTGCATGACATCTCTGAAGCAGCAAATAAAAAATCAGTAAACATGAGGTTGGACTATACCTATAACGGTAAAAACGACCCCAATCGTTTTTACTACCGCAGTGATCATTATAATTTTGCTAAAAACAATGTTCCTGTAATTTTCTATTTCAACGGGGTTCATGAAGACTACCACAAAGCTACTGACACGGCAGACAAAATTGAATACGAATTGTACCAAAGAAGAATAAAATTGATATTTGCTACTGCATGGGATGTAGCAAATGCAGATAAACGTCCTGCTCTTAAATAA
- a CDS encoding carboxypeptidase-like regulatory domain-containing protein → MKLHYYITLVFFSLFITLGKAQEKKETTKKAETVAPIVKGKVLNAKNNSILENVNILNLNQIKGTATTKEGLFQIAAKVNDTLYLSYLGFETINVRVTEDWLKFGDVTISMTEKGIALDEVTVTETSLTGFLEIDAKRAPIYATRRYKISGLPKGYEAGDSEPGAITQVLESVFNPADFLYNTFGKKGNSMRKLRRIKEQDEIRNLLQSKYDRETLMNLLQLDKVDIDAILRNCQYSKQFIETANDLQILDAISECYEEYKVLKTSKDKNKK, encoded by the coding sequence ATGAAATTACATTACTACATTACTCTAGTCTTTTTTTCCTTGTTCATTACACTGGGTAAGGCTCAAGAAAAAAAGGAAACAACGAAAAAAGCCGAGACTGTTGCCCCCATTGTAAAAGGTAAAGTCCTCAACGCCAAAAACAACTCTATCTTAGAGAATGTCAATATTTTGAATCTTAATCAAATCAAAGGAACCGCAACAACTAAAGAAGGTCTCTTTCAAATTGCTGCCAAAGTAAATGACACCCTTTATTTATCTTATTTAGGTTTTGAAACTATCAATGTAAGAGTTACAGAAGACTGGCTGAAATTTGGTGATGTCACGATCTCCATGACCGAAAAAGGAATTGCGCTAGATGAAGTCACTGTTACAGAGACTTCATTAACAGGTTTTCTTGAAATAGACGCTAAACGCGCTCCTATCTACGCGACTAGAAGGTATAAAATAAGTGGTTTACCTAAAGGTTACGAAGCTGGTGACAGTGAACCAGGTGCCATCACGCAAGTGCTGGAAAGTGTTTTTAATCCCGCTGATTTCCTATACAATACCTTTGGTAAAAAAGGAAATTCCATGCGTAAATTACGTCGGATAAAAGAGCAAGACGAAATCAGAAACTTATTACAAAGTAAATACGATCGAGAAACACTTATGAATTTATTGCAACTAGACAAAGTCGATATAGATGCGATTTTAAGAAACTGTCAGTATTCCAAGCAGTTTATTGAAACAGCAAACGATTTGCAAATTCTAGACGCTATAAGTGAATGCTATGAAGAATACAAGGTATTAAAGACATCTAAAGACAAAAATAAAAAATAA
- a CDS encoding non-canonical purine NTP diphosphatase — protein sequence MEIIFATHNQNKLIEVQALMPSYIKLISLQDLGFEEDIPETSGTISGNAIQKVEFLKARFDLPIFADDTGLLVDALDGEPGVYSARYAGEQKNSEDNMNLLLEKLTDNNHRVARFVTAIALDLNHSQTLFEGICEGSILKEKKGDKGFGYDPIFQPDGFDQSFAEMSLTEKGAISHRAKALRKLIDYLKEVN from the coding sequence ATGGAGATTATTTTTGCCACACATAACCAAAATAAACTCATAGAAGTGCAAGCACTGATGCCTTCTTATATCAAATTGATAAGTCTCCAAGATTTGGGTTTTGAGGAAGACATACCAGAAACCTCAGGCACCATTTCTGGAAACGCTATTCAAAAGGTAGAGTTTTTAAAAGCCAGGTTTGACTTGCCCATCTTTGCAGATGACACAGGGCTTCTCGTAGATGCATTAGACGGTGAGCCAGGAGTTTATAGTGCCAGATATGCTGGGGAACAAAAGAATAGTGAGGACAATATGAATTTGTTGTTAGAAAAGTTAACAGACAATAACCATAGAGTTGCACGATTTGTTACGGCTATTGCCTTAGATTTGAACCATAGCCAGACATTATTTGAAGGAATTTGTGAAGGAAGCATTTTAAAAGAGAAGAAAGGTGATAAAGGATTTGGTTACGATCCTATATTCCAGCCAGATGGTTTTGATCAATCCTTTGCAGAAATGTCACTAACAGAAAAAGGCGCTATAAGCCATAGAGCAAAGGCATTGCGCAAGCTTATTGACTATTTGAAAGAAGTTAATTAA